One Kineococcus aurantiacus genomic window carries:
- a CDS encoding Type 1 glutamine amidotransferase-like domain-containing protein: MAGIHLGGGGSEDDEAALWNEVFTPGQRVSLWPFAVPPGPARDRTVRWFTGALRPRGRFTVDAWGVDGSDRSDRDTDRSAERLRRSDVVAVPGGNTFDLLHHLQRHDLLGALGAFLDGGGRVYGGSAGAVLLGADTAVAATQDADRVGVRDTRGLDRLAGAVVRPHHDPAQDAELQRWATTRRQVVLALPERSGVVVEGTAARNVGPGTVHVFGPAGRRARPAGATWDLREP, from the coding sequence GTGGCGGGCATCCACCTCGGCGGCGGCGGCAGCGAGGACGACGAAGCGGCCCTGTGGAACGAGGTGTTCACCCCCGGGCAGCGGGTGAGCCTGTGGCCCTTCGCCGTGCCGCCCGGCCCGGCCCGGGACCGCACCGTCCGGTGGTTCACCGGCGCCCTGCGCCCCCGCGGGCGCTTCACCGTCGACGCGTGGGGGGTGGACGGCAGCGACCGCAGCGACCGCGACACCGACCGCAGCGCTGAACGCCTGCGCCGCAGCGACGTCGTCGCCGTCCCCGGCGGGAACACCTTCGACCTGCTGCACCACCTGCAGCGGCACGACCTGCTCGGCGCCCTGGGCGCCTTCCTCGACGGCGGGGGCCGCGTGTACGGCGGCAGCGCCGGCGCGGTCCTGCTGGGGGCGGACACCGCCGTCGCCGCGACGCAGGACGCCGACCGCGTCGGTGTGCGGGACACCCGCGGCCTGGACCGCCTGGCGGGGGCGGTGGTGCGACCGCACCACGACCCCGCGCAGGACGCCGAGCTCCAGCGCTGGGCGACGACGCGCCGGCAGGTGGTCCTCGCCCTGCCCGAGCGCAGCGGTGTCGTCGTCGAGGGCACCGCGGCGCGCAACGTCGGTCCCGGGACCGTCCACGTCTTCGGCCCGGCCGGCCGGCGGGCCCGTCCCGCGGGCGCGACGTGGGACCTGCGCGAGCCCTGA
- a CDS encoding PAS domain-containing protein encodes MSTVTADDRLSREHRARRRAELVRADLEALWGDGPPPGADPQLTSLVDGVAFDDEHGRRSGLLVQGDALPFHLLVRLLVTSPVGDAVLGELSAELRARVDLAAAAVDPGAAVTWAATRGLPRMPSGAFAVRMDLRVVDVDERVSGLLGLSARQRRMTWEEALGPVHPEDRERLTGAARESIRRTGSLSSRFRVVHPDGSVHWLSTVGHALEGADGGTDQVVGFTMPSP; translated from the coding sequence GTGAGCACCGTCACCGCTGACGACCGCCTGTCCCGGGAGCACCGCGCCCGCCGCCGGGCCGAGCTGGTCCGGGCCGACCTGGAGGCGCTGTGGGGGGACGGGCCACCGCCGGGTGCGGACCCCCAGCTGACGTCGCTGGTCGACGGCGTCGCCTTCGACGACGAGCACGGCCGGCGCAGCGGGCTGCTGGTCCAGGGGGACGCGCTGCCCTTCCACCTGCTGGTGCGGTTGCTGGTGACGAGCCCGGTCGGTGACGCCGTGCTCGGGGAGCTGTCGGCGGAGCTGCGGGCCCGCGTCGACCTGGCGGCGGCCGCGGTGGACCCGGGGGCCGCGGTGACGTGGGCCGCGACCCGGGGGCTGCCGCGGATGCCGTCGGGGGCCTTCGCGGTGCGCATGGACCTGCGGGTCGTCGACGTCGACGAGCGGGTCAGCGGGTTGCTGGGCCTGTCCGCCCGGCAGCGCCGGATGACGTGGGAGGAGGCGCTGGGCCCGGTGCACCCCGAGGACCGGGAGCGGCTGACCGGCGCGGCGCGCGAGTCGATCCGGCGGACCGGGTCGCTGAGCTCCCGGTTCCGCGTCGTGCACCCGGACGGGAGCGTGCACTGGCTCTCGACGGTCGGGCACGCCCTGGAGGGCGCGGACGGGGGGACCGACCAGGTCGTCGGGTTCACGATGCCCAGCCCGTGA
- a CDS encoding ATP-binding protein produces MVARSVPSSLSLERSRRAASRARSYVLEQCVGAGVAEDVCDAAVLMVSELVTNAVEHARSRVELAVEVDPSRVHVEVQDQNAALPAVQDADAGAVHGRGMAIVDALASAWGVRPAARGKTVWFDLPR; encoded by the coding sequence GTGGTCGCCCGATCGGTGCCGTCGTCGCTGAGCCTGGAGCGCAGCCGGCGGGCCGCCTCCCGGGCGCGCTCCTACGTGCTGGAGCAGTGCGTGGGGGCCGGGGTGGCCGAGGACGTGTGCGACGCGGCGGTGCTGATGGTCAGCGAACTCGTGACGAACGCCGTCGAGCACGCCCGCAGCCGCGTCGAGCTGGCGGTCGAGGTGGACCCGAGCCGCGTGCACGTGGAGGTCCAGGACCAGAACGCGGCGCTGCCGGCCGTCCAGGACGCCGACGCCGGCGCCGTCCACGGCCGCGGGATGGCGATCGTGGACGCGCTCGCCTCGGCGTGGGGCGTCCGCCCGGCCGCGCGCGGCAAGACGGTCTGGTTCGACCTGCCCCGCTGA
- a CDS encoding aminotransferase class V-fold PLP-dependent enzyme: MTLTWALDPSVRHLNHGSFGAVPTAALQAQSAYRALMEGAPVKWFVGVPQRIAQARARIAPHLGVSPDDLALVPNASAGASVVFSSLRADPGGEVVVTDHGYGAVTAGAERFARRWGCTVRTAHVPLAAGPAEAAAAVTAEFSDRTVLVVVDHVTSPTGRFLPVDLVCAAARGRGIPVLVDGAHVPLMLADPLAGVDCDVWVGNLHKFGCAPRGSGVLVARGPVRGQLHPLIDSWGAGKPFPASFDEQGTLDFTSWLAAPDALDAVEREVGWKVVREDAAALVAEGARLVADAFAGLTGEDHRVDVGMPATPFRLVRLPGRLGLGPGGGNAVRDRVLAAFDVEAAFTAFGGQGFVRLSAHAYNTLDDYADFARRCVPALVGWSRERG; this comes from the coding sequence GTGACGCTCACCTGGGCCCTCGACCCGTCCGTCCGGCACCTCAACCACGGTTCCTTCGGCGCCGTCCCGACGGCGGCCCTGCAGGCCCAGTCCGCCTACCGCGCCCTCATGGAGGGCGCGCCGGTCAAGTGGTTCGTCGGTGTGCCGCAGCGCATCGCGCAGGCCCGCGCCCGCATCGCCCCGCACCTGGGCGTCTCGCCGGACGACCTGGCCCTCGTGCCGAACGCCAGTGCGGGCGCCAGCGTCGTGTTCTCCTCGCTGCGCGCCGACCCCGGCGGGGAGGTCGTCGTCACCGACCACGGCTACGGGGCGGTGACGGCCGGGGCCGAGCGGTTCGCCCGCCGGTGGGGCTGCACCGTCCGCACGGCCCACGTCCCGCTGGCGGCGGGACCGGCCGAGGCGGCGGCGGCCGTCACGGCGGAGTTCTCCGACCGGACGGTGCTGGTCGTCGTCGACCACGTGACCTCCCCGACGGGCCGGTTCCTGCCCGTCGACCTCGTCTGCGCCGCGGCGCGCGGGCGCGGGATCCCCGTGCTCGTCGACGGCGCGCACGTCCCGCTGATGCTCGCCGACCCGCTGGCCGGGGTCGACTGCGACGTGTGGGTCGGGAACCTGCACAAGTTCGGCTGCGCGCCCCGGGGGTCGGGGGTCCTCGTCGCCCGCGGCCCGGTGCGCGGGCAGCTGCACCCGCTCATCGACTCCTGGGGCGCGGGCAAACCCTTCCCGGCCTCCTTCGACGAGCAGGGCACCCTGGACTTCACCAGCTGGCTCGCCGCGCCCGACGCCCTCGACGCCGTGGAGCGGGAGGTCGGCTGGAAGGTGGTGCGCGAGGACGCGGCGGCCCTCGTGGCCGAGGGCGCCCGCCTGGTCGCCGACGCCTTCGCCGGGCTCACCGGCGAGGACCACCGCGTCGACGTGGGGATGCCGGCGACCCCCTTCCGCCTCGTGCGGCTGCCCGGGCGCCTGGGGCTCGGGCCCGGCGGGGGCAACGCGGTCCGCGACCGCGTCCTGGCCGCGTTCGACGTCGAAGCCGCGTTCACCGCCTTCGGCGGGCAGGGGTTCGTCCGGCTGTCGGCGCACGCGTACAACACCCTCGACGACTACGCCGACTTCGCGCGGCGGTGCGTCCCGGCCCTGGTGGGGTGGTCGCGCGAGCGCGGCTGA
- a CDS encoding response regulator transcription factor produces the protein MERDDVAIVDGDSVRVRTDWWGDVLRTVAEGERRVIVEDETGNRFVLVAEDRYRALEDAERSRTPGRPDVTLTAREQEVLQLVADGCPGSVVAERLGLAANTVAQHLAAVRRKYGVRSSAAAASLARQDGLIT, from the coding sequence ATGGAGCGCGACGACGTGGCGATCGTGGACGGCGACAGCGTCAGGGTCCGGACCGACTGGTGGGGCGACGTCCTGCGCACCGTCGCCGAGGGTGAACGCCGCGTGATCGTCGAGGACGAGACCGGCAACCGGTTCGTCCTCGTCGCCGAGGACCGCTACCGCGCCCTGGAGGACGCCGAGCGCAGCCGCACCCCGGGGCGCCCCGACGTCACCCTCACCGCCCGCGAGCAGGAGGTCCTGCAGCTCGTCGCCGACGGCTGCCCCGGCTCCGTCGTCGCCGAGCGCCTCGGCCTGGCCGCCAACACCGTCGCCCAGCACCTGGCGGCGGTCCGCCGCAAGTACGGGGTCCGGTCCTCCGCGGCGGCCGCCTCCCTCGCGCGCCAGGACGGCCTCATCACCTGA
- a CDS encoding glycosyltransferase has product MPALRPSPTVAVVIPAKDEQERIAATVRAVSSLPVVDVVVVVDDGSADLTAKVARDAGALVVAHARNRGKAAAMRTGARAVAERERALPRPGVRARPLLFVDADLADSAVRTEPLTVPVLAGEADMTIAVLPPQATAGGGRGLVVGLARRGTVAAAGWSPQQPLSGMRCLTRAAFEAALPLAPGWGVETALTIDLLRAGFRVVEVPCDLHHRVTGKDLRAQLHRAAQYRDVARALGRRRVVDALRRLAR; this is encoded by the coding sequence GTGCCCGCGCTGCGCCCGTCCCCGACCGTCGCGGTCGTGATCCCGGCCAAGGACGAGCAGGAGCGCATCGCCGCGACCGTGCGGGCGGTGTCCTCGCTGCCCGTCGTGGACGTCGTCGTGGTCGTCGACGACGGTTCGGCGGACCTGACGGCGAAGGTCGCCCGCGACGCCGGGGCCCTCGTCGTCGCCCACGCCCGCAACCGGGGCAAGGCCGCCGCGATGCGGACCGGCGCGCGGGCCGTGGCCGAGCGCGAGCGCGCCCTCCCGCGCCCGGGCGTGCGGGCCCGGCCGCTGCTGTTCGTCGACGCCGACCTGGCCGACAGCGCCGTGCGGACCGAGCCCCTGACGGTGCCCGTGCTGGCCGGTGAGGCCGACATGACGATCGCGGTGCTGCCCCCGCAGGCCACCGCGGGTGGCGGGCGGGGGCTCGTGGTGGGCCTGGCCCGGCGCGGGACGGTCGCCGCGGCGGGCTGGTCCCCGCAGCAGCCGCTGTCGGGGATGCGCTGCCTGACGCGGGCCGCGTTCGAGGCCGCGCTGCCGCTGGCTCCGGGGTGGGGCGTGGAGACGGCCCTGACGATCGACCTGCTGCGCGCGGGGTTCCGCGTCGTGGAGGTGCCCTGCGACCTGCACCACCGGGTGACGGGCAAGGACCTGCGCGCCCAGCTGCACCGCGCCGCGCAGTACCGCGACGTGGCCCGCGCGCTGGGCCGCCGCCGGGTCGTGGACGCGCTGCGCCGCCTCGCCCGCTGA
- a CDS encoding aldo/keto reductase, translating into MQTRTLGRTGRAVGVVGMGCWQIGGNWGSVDEDAALGTLQAAAEAGVTFFDTADVYGDGRSERLLGRFLPTAPEGVFVATKMGRRADPHVAQAYGLDAFRAWNDRSRENLGVDTLDLVQLHCPPSEVLHTDAVFDALDTLVAEGRTRAYGVSVETVAEGLAAVARPNVASVQIILNPLRLKPVTEFLPAAAEAGVGVVVRVPLASGLLTGKIDENTTFAADDHRNFNRNGESFDVGETFAGVPLEAGVAAARRLATVAGDVPLAAFTLRWIVEQPGVSVVIPGARSPEQARANAAAADVPAPTAEQLDAVQEVYRELVAEHVHDRW; encoded by the coding sequence GTGCAGACGAGGACGTTGGGCAGGACGGGACGCGCCGTCGGAGTGGTCGGCATGGGCTGCTGGCAGATCGGCGGCAACTGGGGGTCGGTGGACGAGGACGCCGCCCTGGGGACGCTGCAGGCCGCGGCCGAGGCGGGGGTGACGTTCTTCGACACCGCCGACGTGTACGGCGACGGCCGCAGCGAGCGCCTCCTGGGCCGCTTCCTGCCGACCGCCCCCGAGGGGGTGTTCGTGGCGACCAAGATGGGCCGCCGCGCCGACCCGCACGTGGCGCAGGCGTACGGCCTGGACGCCTTCCGGGCCTGGAACGACCGCAGCCGGGAGAACCTCGGCGTCGACACCCTCGACCTCGTGCAGCTGCACTGCCCCCCGTCGGAGGTGCTGCACACCGACGCCGTCTTCGACGCCCTCGACACCCTCGTCGCCGAGGGCCGCACCCGCGCCTACGGCGTCTCGGTCGAGACCGTCGCCGAGGGCCTGGCGGCGGTGGCCCGGCCGAACGTCGCCAGCGTCCAGATCATCCTGAACCCGTTGCGGCTCAAGCCCGTCACCGAGTTCCTGCCCGCGGCCGCCGAGGCCGGGGTCGGGGTCGTGGTGCGCGTCCCGCTGGCCTCGGGCCTGCTGACCGGCAAGATCGACGAGAACACGACGTTCGCGGCCGACGACCACCGCAACTTCAACCGCAACGGCGAGTCCTTCGACGTGGGCGAGACGTTCGCGGGGGTCCCCCTGGAGGCCGGGGTCGCGGCGGCCCGGCGGCTGGCCACCGTCGCCGGTGACGTCCCCCTGGCCGCGTTCACGCTGCGCTGGATCGTGGAGCAGCCCGGCGTCAGCGTCGTCATCCCCGGCGCCCGCTCGCCCGAGCAGGCCCGCGCGAACGCCGCGGCCGCCGACGTGCCCGCCCCCACCGCCGAGCAGCTCGACGCCGTGCAGGAGGTGTACCGCGAGCTCGTCGCCGAGCACGTGCACGACCGCTGGTGA
- a CDS encoding DEAD/DEAH box helicase yields MTITDPTLPDLLPTAGSAAADDPDAVLEAFTTWVASRGITLYPAQEEALLEVVSGSNVVLATPTGSGKSLVAAGAHAAALAGGIRSFYTAPLKALVSEKFFALIEVFGAHNVGMMTGDASVNPGAPIVCCTAEVLANLALRSGAFADVGQVVMDEFHFYADPDRGWAWQVPLIELPQAQFLLMSATLGDVTALRDDLTRRTGRATALVTSVERPVPLHYSYATTPLQETVEDLLHTDRAPVYVVHATQAAAVEQAQALTSAKIATREQRDAIAEAIGGFRFAAGFGKVLSRLLRMGVGVHHAGMLPKYRRLVETLAQAGLLKVICGTDTLGVGINVPIRTVLFAGLTKFDGRRNRHYRVREFHQIAGRAGRAGFDTAGTVVVQAPEHEVENARRVARAGDDPKKLKRVQRVKAPEGFVSWSEQTMDKLVGGEPEQLTSHFRVTTSMLLNVLQRPGNPVEAMRHLLLDNHEPRKNQLKHVRRAVELFRALLDAGIVEKLPEPLPDGRQVRLVADLQLDFALNQPLSPFALAVVDDLLDPESVTYALDVVSVIESTLDEPMKVLLAQRSKAKGEAVQRMKADGIEYEERMELLEDVEWPQPLAEELRRAYETYRAGNPWVGDYEVRPKSVVRDMYERAMTFGDYVAHYQLARSEGLVLRYLSDAYKALKQTVPDDARTEELTDLVEWLGEVVRQTDSSLLAEWEALRDGVDVEDVENVVAPQEDEAPPVTANARAFRVLVRNAVFRFVELCALDRPEALAALDGSPDADTWADQLDAYYEEHETVGTGTGPDARGPHLLQVDDGSGPDAKGSPRRWYVRQVLEDPAGDRDWGIVAEVDLDASDEAGTAVLEVAGLLRL; encoded by the coding sequence ATGACGATCACCGACCCCACCCTCCCCGACCTCCTGCCGACCGCGGGCAGCGCCGCCGCCGACGACCCCGACGCCGTCCTGGAGGCCTTCACGACGTGGGTCGCCTCCCGCGGCATCACGCTGTACCCCGCCCAGGAGGAGGCCCTCCTGGAGGTCGTCTCCGGCTCCAACGTCGTCCTCGCCACCCCCACCGGGTCCGGGAAGTCGCTCGTGGCCGCCGGGGCGCACGCCGCGGCGCTCGCCGGCGGGATCCGGTCCTTCTACACCGCCCCGCTCAAGGCGCTCGTGAGCGAGAAGTTCTTCGCCCTCATCGAGGTCTTCGGGGCGCACAACGTCGGGATGATGACGGGCGACGCGTCCGTGAACCCCGGCGCGCCGATCGTCTGCTGCACCGCCGAGGTCCTCGCCAACCTCGCCCTGCGCTCGGGGGCCTTCGCCGACGTCGGCCAGGTCGTCATGGACGAGTTCCACTTCTACGCCGACCCCGACCGCGGCTGGGCGTGGCAGGTGCCGCTGATCGAGCTGCCGCAGGCGCAGTTCCTGCTGATGTCGGCGACCCTCGGCGACGTCACCGCGCTGCGCGACGACCTGACCCGCCGCACCGGCCGCGCCACCGCCCTCGTCACCTCCGTGGAGCGGCCCGTCCCGCTGCACTACTCCTACGCCACGACCCCGTTGCAGGAGACCGTCGAGGACCTCCTGCACACCGACCGCGCCCCCGTGTACGTCGTGCACGCCACCCAGGCCGCGGCCGTGGAGCAGGCCCAGGCCCTCACGAGCGCGAAGATCGCCACCCGCGAGCAGCGCGACGCGATCGCCGAGGCCATCGGCGGTTTCCGGTTCGCCGCCGGTTTCGGCAAGGTCCTGTCCCGGCTGCTGCGGATGGGCGTCGGCGTCCACCACGCCGGGATGCTGCCGAAGTACCGCCGCCTCGTGGAGACCCTCGCCCAGGCGGGGCTGCTGAAGGTCATCTGCGGCACCGACACCCTCGGCGTCGGCATCAACGTCCCGATCCGGACCGTGCTGTTCGCGGGGCTGACGAAGTTCGACGGCCGCCGCAACCGGCACTACCGCGTGCGGGAGTTCCACCAGATCGCCGGCCGCGCCGGCCGCGCCGGGTTCGACACCGCCGGCACCGTCGTCGTGCAGGCCCCCGAGCACGAGGTGGAGAACGCGCGCCGCGTCGCCCGGGCCGGCGACGACCCGAAGAAGCTCAAGCGCGTCCAGCGCGTCAAGGCGCCGGAGGGTTTCGTGTCCTGGTCCGAGCAGACCATGGACAAGCTCGTCGGCGGCGAACCCGAGCAGCTCACCTCCCACTTCCGGGTCACCACGTCGATGCTGCTCAACGTCCTGCAGCGGCCCGGGAACCCCGTGGAGGCGATGCGGCACCTGCTGCTGGACAACCACGAACCCCGCAAGAACCAGCTCAAGCACGTCCGCCGGGCCGTGGAGCTGTTCCGCGCCCTGCTCGACGCGGGCATCGTCGAGAAGCTCCCCGAACCGCTGCCCGACGGCCGCCAGGTCCGGCTCGTCGCCGACCTGCAGCTCGACTTCGCCCTCAACCAGCCGCTGTCGCCGTTCGCGCTCGCCGTCGTCGACGACCTCCTGGACCCCGAGTCGGTGACGTACGCCCTCGACGTCGTCTCGGTCATCGAGTCGACGCTCGACGAGCCGATGAAGGTGCTGCTCGCGCAGCGCTCGAAGGCCAAGGGCGAGGCGGTGCAGCGCATGAAGGCCGACGGCATCGAGTACGAGGAGCGCATGGAACTCCTCGAGGACGTCGAGTGGCCGCAGCCGCTCGCCGAGGAGCTGCGCCGCGCCTACGAGACCTACCGCGCCGGGAACCCGTGGGTCGGGGACTACGAGGTGCGGCCCAAGTCCGTCGTGCGGGACATGTACGAGCGGGCCATGACGTTCGGCGACTACGTCGCGCACTACCAGCTCGCCCGGTCCGAGGGCCTGGTCCTGCGCTACCTGTCCGACGCCTACAAGGCGCTCAAGCAGACGGTCCCCGACGACGCCCGCACCGAGGAGCTCACCGACCTCGTCGAGTGGCTCGGGGAAGTGGTGCGCCAGACCGACTCCTCGCTGCTGGCCGAGTGGGAGGCCCTGCGCGACGGGGTCGACGTGGAGGACGTCGAGAACGTCGTCGCCCCGCAGGAGGACGAGGCCCCGCCGGTCACCGCCAACGCCCGCGCCTTCCGCGTCCTGGTCCGCAACGCGGTGTTCCGGTTCGTGGAGCTGTGCGCGCTGGACCGCCCCGAGGCCCTGGCCGCCCTGGACGGTTCCCCCGACGCGGACACCTGGGCCGACCAGCTCGACGCCTACTACGAGGAGCACGAGACCGTCGGCACCGGCACCGGCCCCGACGCCCGCGGCCCGCACCTGCTGCAGGTCGACGACGGGTCCGGGCCCGACGCCAAGGGTTCGCCCCGGCGCTGGTACGTCCGGCAGGTCCTGGAGGACCCCGCGGGGGACCGGGACTGGGGGATCGTCGCCGAGGTCGACCTCGACGCCTCCGACGAGGCCGGCACCGCCGTCCTGGAGGTCGCGGGCCTGCTCCGCCTCTGA
- a CDS encoding GGDEF domain-containing protein, with translation MGPLLEQVRALERARGHDLPHQGDPAHDLALRAEAAGDRVTAARARLVHADLACSAGDLDTASALVQDAVRVAEECGDDELAARAHYVSAILHLQAGDAAESRWHAVRSVEVLPPSSPAWLRAEHLLGASVVLDRSTDSLESVLTEVLEIAAAEDDPRLELYALNNLTWERAEDGRLEEALRLAERMRRAAARGQRPLRSADLDTVATVQLRSGRLEEAWTTISQALDPSTPDIGADHQVIARLTAFRVLIGLGRATEALEQLELARRLGTERRLPGLLSEVEEAEATYRAATGDWEGAYRAHVRFHAEHVRLQARQNAARALLAQAQFEASAARRDRDRFRTLAFTDSLTGLPNRRAVEEHVRDVLQGPGPVALAIVDLDHFKRINDERSHDAGDAVLRELGVLLTAYVTGAPGKFVARLGGEEFVVVWEGWTAVAVGLSAEALRAGVAAHDWTACAGGLPVTVSAGFAVSDEDGASWPDLLRCADARLYEAKRGGRDRVVGPAAVR, from the coding sequence ATGGGTCCCCTGCTGGAGCAGGTGCGGGCGCTCGAGCGCGCCCGCGGCCACGACCTGCCCCACCAGGGTGACCCGGCGCACGACCTCGCGCTGCGCGCCGAGGCGGCCGGCGACCGGGTCACCGCCGCCCGGGCCCGCCTCGTCCACGCCGACCTCGCCTGCTCGGCGGGCGACCTCGACACCGCCAGCGCCCTCGTGCAGGACGCCGTGCGGGTCGCCGAGGAGTGCGGCGACGACGAGCTGGCGGCCCGGGCCCACTACGTCAGCGCGATCCTGCACCTGCAGGCCGGGGACGCGGCCGAGTCCCGGTGGCACGCGGTCCGGTCGGTGGAGGTCCTGCCGCCGTCGTCGCCGGCCTGGTTGCGCGCCGAGCACCTCCTGGGGGCCAGCGTCGTGCTGGACCGCTCGACCGACTCCCTGGAGTCCGTCCTCACCGAGGTGCTGGAGATCGCCGCCGCCGAGGACGACCCCCGGCTGGAGCTGTACGCCCTCAACAACCTCACGTGGGAGCGGGCCGAGGACGGCCGCCTGGAGGAGGCGCTGCGGCTGGCCGAGCGGATGCGCCGCGCCGCCGCCCGCGGGCAGCGGCCGCTGCGCAGCGCCGACCTGGACACCGTCGCGACGGTGCAGCTGCGCTCGGGCCGGCTGGAGGAGGCGTGGACCACCATCTCCCAGGCCCTGGACCCCTCCACCCCCGACATCGGCGCCGACCACCAGGTCATCGCCCGGCTGACCGCGTTCCGCGTCCTCATCGGGCTGGGCCGGGCCACCGAGGCCCTGGAGCAGCTGGAGCTGGCCCGCCGGCTGGGGACCGAGCGTCGCCTGCCGGGACTGCTCTCCGAGGTCGAGGAGGCCGAGGCGACGTACCGGGCCGCGACGGGGGACTGGGAGGGCGCCTACCGCGCCCACGTCCGCTTCCACGCCGAGCACGTGCGGCTGCAGGCCCGGCAGAACGCCGCGCGCGCCCTGCTGGCGCAGGCGCAGTTCGAGGCCTCCGCCGCCCGCCGCGACCGGGACCGGTTCCGCACGCTCGCCTTCACCGACTCCCTCACGGGGCTGCCGAACCGCCGCGCGGTGGAGGAGCACGTCCGCGACGTCCTCCAGGGCCCCGGTCCCGTGGCCCTCGCGATCGTCGACCTCGACCACTTCAAGCGCATCAACGACGAGCGCTCCCACGACGCCGGGGACGCCGTCCTGCGCGAGCTCGGCGTGCTGCTCACCGCGTACGTCACGGGCGCGCCCGGGAAGTTCGTCGCGCGCCTGGGCGGGGAGGAGTTCGTCGTCGTGTGGGAGGGCTGGACCGCCGTCGCGGTGGGGTTGTCGGCCGAGGCGCTGCGCGCCGGCGTCGCCGCCCACGACTGGACCGCCTGCGCCGGTGGCCTGCCCGTCACGGTGAGCGCCGGTTTCGCCGTCAGCGACGAGGACGGGGCCAGCTGGCCGGACCTGCTGCGGTGCGCCGACGCCCGGCTGTACGAGGCCAAGCGCGGGGGCCGGGACCGGGTCGTCGGACCGGCCGCGGTCCGCTGA